In the genome of Acidimicrobiales bacterium, one region contains:
- the gluQRS gene encoding tRNA glutamyl-Q(34) synthetase GluQRS: MAVGRFAPSPTGPLHVGNLRTALVAWLAARSTGRALLLRSEDLDPGARPEHEAGQLADLRAVGVDWDGPVVRQSARRHLYEDALADLVAAGLTYPCFCTRREIQEATRAPHGEAPEGAYPGTCRELTVRQRAARAAGGRPPALRLRAGGARVVVEDGLVGRHQGVVDDLVLRRNDGVPAYNLASVVDDADQGVEEVVRGDDLLSSTPRQVHLAGLLGLRSPAHLHVPLVVGADGQRLAKRDGAVTLADLAARGVGAGPVRAALLRSLAPAVALAADGEPEVASFAPARLPRQPWRWAPPVPGTTGRP; the protein is encoded by the coding sequence GTGGCGGTCGGACGTTTCGCCCCCAGTCCCACGGGCCCCCTCCACGTGGGCAACCTGCGCACCGCCTTGGTGGCGTGGCTGGCGGCCCGCTCGACCGGCCGCGCCCTGTTGCTGCGGAGCGAGGACCTCGACCCCGGGGCCCGGCCCGAGCACGAGGCCGGGCAACTGGCCGACCTGCGGGCCGTGGGCGTGGACTGGGACGGGCCGGTGGTGCGCCAGTCGGCCCGGCGCCACCTCTACGAGGACGCCCTCGCCGACCTGGTGGCGGCCGGCCTGACCTATCCGTGCTTCTGCACCCGGCGGGAGATCCAGGAGGCCACCCGGGCCCCGCACGGTGAGGCGCCCGAGGGGGCCTACCCGGGCACCTGCCGGGAGCTCACCGTCCGGCAGCGGGCCGCCCGCGCCGCCGGGGGCCGCCCGCCGGCCCTGCGCCTGCGGGCCGGCGGGGCCCGGGTGGTGGTGGAGGACGGCCTGGTGGGCCGCCACCAGGGGGTGGTCGACGACCTGGTCCTGCGGCGCAACGACGGCGTGCCGGCCTACAACCTGGCCAGCGTGGTCGACGACGCCGACCAGGGGGTGGAGGAGGTGGTGCGGGGCGACGACCTGCTGAGCTCCACCCCCCGGCAGGTCCACCTGGCCGGCCTGCTGGGGCTGCGGTCCCCGGCGCACCTCCACGTCCCGCTGGTGGTGGGGGCCGACGGGCAACGCCTGGCCAAGCGGGACGGCGCCGTGACCCTGGCCGACCTGGCAGCCCGGGGGGTGGGCGCCGGCCCGGTGCGGGCGGCCCTGCTGCGCTCGCTGGCGCCGGCCGTGGCCCTGGCCGCCGACGGGGAGCCGGAGGTGGCCTCCTTCGCCCCCGCCCGCCTGCCCCGCCAGCCGTG